ATCCTAACCTGCCTTTCGATCCAAATGACAGCAACAGCTACAACTCGGTATCAGAAGTTACCGCTTACGACAGTCTCGGCAATCGCCACACGATTAAAGCTTACTTCGTGAAAACCGGCGACAACGAGTGGAAAGTCTACACCAACGATACTACCGCGCCGGTCACTAACGCTGCGGACGAAGTGCAGTACCAGGAAGCCACAATCAGCTTTAACAGCTCCGGTGAGCTCACCACCAATCCCGCGAAGGTTGGCGTCGTCAGCTCCGCCTATAACGGTGCGGAAGCGCTTAATTTCCAGCTTAATATGGCGGGTATGACTCAGCAGGCGACCGCTACCGCGATGGATAACCCGAGCACCACGGGCTATCCGCCGGGTACGCTGAACGGCTATACCCTCGGTGATAACGGTCAGATTATGGCCTCTTACAGCAACGGCGAACAGCAGCTGCTGGGCCAGGTGGTGCTGGCGAACTTTACTAACGCCGGCGGGCTTGCTTCCAGCGGTAACAACTGCTGGACAGAAACCCCTGCTTCCGGGCAGCCAGCGATCGGTGTAGCCGGTACCGGCAACCTGGGTAATCTGTATGGCGGTAAGGTCGAAGCGTCTAACGTCGATCTGAGCCAGGAAATGGTGAACATGATCGTTTTCCAGCGTAACTACCAGTCCAACTCGCAGACGATCAAAACCCAGTCTGAACTGTTGCAGACGCTGGTGAACCTCGGCTAACGGCGGAAAGCTATGGATCGCGCAATTTACACTGCCATGGGTGCGGCGAATGCCGCACTTAATCGGCAGGCTGTCACGGCGAACAATCTGGCGAATGTCTCCACTAACGGTTTCCGCGCGCAGCTTACGGCTTATCGCGCGGTGCCGGTTAATGGCCCTACCGATGCCACGCGCGTGCTGGTGACGGAATCCACGCCCTACAACGATTACACCATGGGAGCGGTTAACCAGACCGGACGCAGCCTGGACGTGGCGATGCCGCAAAACGGCTGGCTGGCGGTACAGCTGCCTGACGGCGGTGAAGCCTATACGCGTGACGGCAATATTGAAGTCGATAGCGAAGGGCAGCTGCGCGTCAAAGGCTACCCGCTGATAGGCGATGGTGGCCCGATTGCCATCCCGCCGCAGGCGCAGGTGACTATCGCGCCGGATGGTTCCGTTACGGCGTTAGGCGCAGGCGATGAGCCTACCGCGCTGGCGCTGGTAGGACGGCTGAAAACCGTCACCGCGCAGCCTTATCTGCTGCGCAATGGCGATGACGGCCTGTTCCATGTCGATCCTGCCCAGCAGGAAAATCCGGTATTGCCTGCCGATCCTGAGCTGCGTCTGATGCCCGGCGCGCTGGAAAGCAGCAACGTCAGTCCGGTAAAAGCGATGGTGGAGATGATCTCCACGGCGCGCGGCTTCGATATGCAGATGAAAGTGATCGCCGCCGTCAATGAAAACGAAAAAAATGCTAATCAACTGCTTAGCATGAGTTAATAACCGGCAAGGAGAAGCCTGCCATGATGCGAGCCTTATGGATTGCCAAAACTGGTCTGGAAGCACAGCAGACCAATATGGACGTCATTACCAATAACCTGGCGAACGTCAGCACCAACGGATTTAAGCGCCAGCGCGCGGTATTCGAAGATCTGCTCTACCAAAC
The sequence above is a segment of the Mixta intestinalis genome. Coding sequences within it:
- the flgE gene encoding flagellar hook protein FlgE, which translates into the protein MSFSQGLSGLNAASQALDVVGNNIANSQTVGFKSGSISFADVFAGSQIGMGVQVAGVKQNFNDGVLSQGSSSLDMGIQGNGFFRLVGEGGQVYYSRNGQFKTNENGYIVNDMGLQLTGYQASGTPPAIQPGAAVGPIQIPTGQMPARASDEGTMKGNLDSGAKAIDPNLPFDPNDSNSYNSVSEVTAYDSLGNRHTIKAYFVKTGDNEWKVYTNDTTAPVTNAADEVQYQEATISFNSSGELTTNPAKVGVVSSAYNGAEALNFQLNMAGMTQQATATAMDNPSTTGYPPGTLNGYTLGDNGQIMASYSNGEQQLLGQVVLANFTNAGGLASSGNNCWTETPASGQPAIGVAGTGNLGNLYGGKVEASNVDLSQEMVNMIVFQRNYQSNSQTIKTQSELLQTLVNLG
- a CDS encoding flagellar basal body rod protein FlgF, whose protein sequence is MDRAIYTAMGAANAALNRQAVTANNLANVSTNGFRAQLTAYRAVPVNGPTDATRVLVTESTPYNDYTMGAVNQTGRSLDVAMPQNGWLAVQLPDGGEAYTRDGNIEVDSEGQLRVKGYPLIGDGGPIAIPPQAQVTIAPDGSVTALGAGDEPTALALVGRLKTVTAQPYLLRNGDDGLFHVDPAQQENPVLPADPELRLMPGALESSNVSPVKAMVEMISTARGFDMQMKVIAAVNENEKNANQLLSMS